Proteins from a genomic interval of Papaver somniferum cultivar HN1 chromosome 4, ASM357369v1, whole genome shotgun sequence:
- the LOC113272850 gene encoding uncharacterized protein LOC113272850, which produces MPMNVCDLMNSEGNWDMNVIRKYIDNSSHNSINSVVINLCLHDRIRWKSTISGNLTTKSVYNFLTNLTIDKDEERFWKQIWNLNILPKVNMFCWKVVSNALALGKNMSKYVKDYKPYCLLCNSHDIKDEMHLNSVQFDKAVPNVHKLIDLVKVSHQKFNIPRHNKTSHDSVTDKKLQNDNPTNGRCTYDWFIHFDASFLEDDFSMGYTISILDKTGDRKHCRAGCSWDSFPLEAETKA; this is translated from the exons ATGCCTATGAATGTGTGTGATCTAATGAATTCTGAAGGGAACTGGGATATGAATGTTATTAGAAAGTATATTGATAACTCTTCTCATAATTCTATTAACTCTGTAGTTATTAATCTTTGCTTGCATGATAGAATTAGATGGAAATCTACTATTTCTGGAAATTTGACTACTAAGTCTGTTTACAATTTCTTGACTAATCTAACTATTGATAAGGATGAAGAAAGATTTTGGAAGCAAATTTGGAACCTTAATATTCTTCCTAAAGTAAATATGTTTTGCTGGAAAGTGGTGTCTAATGCTCTTGCATTAGGGAAAAACATGTCCAAGTATGTTAAGGACTATAAGCcttattgtttgctttgtaaTTCTCATGACATTAAAGATGAAATGCATCT AAATAGTGTGCAGTTTGATAAGGCAGTGCCTAATGTGCATAAGCTAATTGATTTAGTTAAAGTTTCCCACCAAAAGTTCAATATTCCAAGGCACAACAAAACTAGTCATGATTCTGTCACAGATAAGAAATTACAAAATGATAATCCCACAAATGGAAGATGCACTTATGATTGGTTTATTCATTTTGATGCATCCTTTCTTGAAGATGACTTTTCTATGGGTTACACAATCTCAATTCTGGATAAAACAGGAGACAGGAAGCATTGTCGAGCAGGTTGCAGCTGGGATTCATTCCCATTAGAGGCAGAAACAAAAGCATGA